A stretch of Oncorhynchus mykiss isolate Arlee chromosome 12, USDA_OmykA_1.1, whole genome shotgun sequence DNA encodes these proteins:
- the LOC100136140 gene encoding type I interferon precursor (The RefSeq protein has 2 substitutions compared to this genomic sequence), protein MAVLKWLSICLTLFCQGTAASKPCRWTQFRLGKLNDVSIDLLSDMGGIFPLMCAEENVEQMFPEDLYKNTEGEDVSVVALEAMRYVEQLYNNSLTSVTWNKIKLNMFQNVIYRQVQNLELCVVGGVWESSGDGGSVTLKTYFNKLNTVLKEKEHSACAWEIVRKEIRENLVQFKKFIDSRVKP, encoded by the exons ATGGCTGTATTGAAATGGTTGAGCATTTGCCTGACTCTGTTCTGCCAAGGCACAGCAGCATCAAAACCTTGCAGGTGGACGCAGTTTAGGTTGGGGAAGCTGAACGATGTGAGCATAGACCTGCTCTCAGATATG GGTGGACTCTTTCCACTTATGTGTGCTGAAGAAAACGTCGAACAAATGTTTCCAGAGGATCTTTACAAGAACACAGAG GGTGAGGACGTCTCTGTGGTTGCATTGGAGGCTATGCGATATGTGGAACAATTATATAACAACAGTCTGACGTCTGTCACGTGGAACAAAATAAAACTTAACATGTTCCAAAACGTCATATATCGTCAAGTTCAAAACTTAGAGTTATGC GTCGTGGGTGGTGTTTGGGAATCCTCTGGAGATGGAGGTTCGGTTACtctgaaaacatatttcaacaaGCTGAACACGGTCTTGAAAGAGAAG GAACACAGCGCATGCGCATGGGAGATTGTGCGAAAGGAGATTCGCGAAAACTtggtgcagttcaagaaattcaTTGACAGCAGAGTCAAGCGGTGA